In the Ignavibacteriota bacterium genome, CCACGGCGGGCGTGCTCCGCATACTCATGCCCTTCAGCGCGAATCTGCAGATGGAACTGAACGCGGCGCTCAATATCGAACAGTTGCGGCTGACGAGTGCGCTGGGAGCGGGCAAATTCAACGGCACGGTGTCGCTCGGACCCGACTCGTACTACAAGATGTTCGGAACGCAGTTCAGCGCAAGCGGCTCTTTGGTGTTCATCGGCGATCCGCAGAATCCCGACCTGAATCTGCGCGCTCTCTACACCGATTATCATGTCGACAGGGTCACCGGCGAGCGCCGCAGGGTGTACGTCATCATCACCATCACCGGCAACCGCGTGCAGCCGAACATCGCGTGGGATATGCGCTGGGATTCGCCCGAGAGCCAGCAGCGTCCGCGTGCCGGCGACGTGCAGTCCGACGCCTTCTCGTTTATACTGCTCGGCCTGTTCACCGACGAACTCACGACCGCCGACCGCGGACGCATCATCGACCAGGCCGATAAAATTGCAAACGCCGTGGCATCGTCCGTCGCATCAAGCGCCGCGTCCGAGTTTTTACGCAAGGCGGGCCTCCAGAGCGTGCTCCAGCGTGTCGAGATAAGCGGCCTCGGGACGCAGGATGCGCGCGTCAAGGCCACGAGCGGCATCGGCCGCGTGCTGCTGACCTACGACGGCAAGATCAACAATCTGGGCAGCGGCGACATCTCCTTCGAAATTCCGATGGGCACGTTCTTCCCCGATCTCGGCATCGGGAACATGATCATACAGGCCTCGAGAAAAACCTCGACCACGGGCGTCGAAACGACAAGCACCGGGCAGGAATCCGCCGTCTACGAGCTGAAATTGCTGTACAGGTTTTCCTTTTAATCCCAGGGCGGAGCGTTCTCCCATGAAATCGCACGATCTCTCACGGCGCGTCGCCGAATTTCTTGAGCGCAATCCGCGTCGCTCGTACAAGACCAAGGAACTCGCCCGCGCGCTCCATCTTCCCAAACAGGGTGAACAGTACCAGGCCCTCAAGGCGGTGTTACGCGCGCTGCTGGAGGAAGGCCGTGTCGTTCGTGCGGAGGGCCGCGCGTGGATGGTCCGCGCGGACGAGGGTACCGCGCCGGCCGAAGCCGATGCTCCGCGCGAAGTCGTCGGCACGGTGCGTCTCCATCGAAACCGTTACATCGTGCAGCCCGATGGGAAACGGCAGCAGGGCGAAGTGCTTGTCGCCAAGCGCGACCTCGGCGGCGCCGTCGAGGGCGACAAGGTGGTTGTGACTCTGACGGATGATTCGCGCTTCGAACCCGAGGGCGTCGTGTCGGAAGTGCTCGGTCGCCGCGGCCAGCCCCGCACCGAGATGGCCGCCCTCGCGCGACGCTTTGGATTGACGCTTCATTTTCCCACCTCGGTCGAGAGCGAGACGCGCGCGATACCCGACACGATTCCCGACGAGGAAATCGCGCGACGGGTCGATCTGCGCGACCGTGTTGTGTTTACCATCGATCCTGAGGACGCGAAGGATTTCGACGACGCCGTGTCCATCGAAACCGATGCGCAGGGAAACACTGTCCTTGGCGTACATATCGCCGATGTGAGCCACTATGTGACGCAGGATTCCGCCCTCGATCACGAAGCCCTCAAACGCGGCACCAGCGTGTATCTCGTCGATGGTGTCATCCCGATGCTGCCCGAGCGGCTCTCGAATCAACTGTGCAGCCTGCAGCAGGACAGGGACCGCCTCGCGTATTCGGTGTTCATGACCCTCACGCCGAAGGGTGTTGTGACGGCTCAGGAGATACACAAGACCGTGATCCGCTCGCGCAGGCGCTTCACGTACGAGGACGCCCAGCGTGTCATCGACACGGGCAAGGGCGACTGCGCCG is a window encoding:
- the rnr gene encoding ribonuclease R — translated: MKSHDLSRRVAEFLERNPRRSYKTKELARALHLPKQGEQYQALKAVLRALLEEGRVVRAEGRAWMVRADEGTAPAEADAPREVVGTVRLHRNRYIVQPDGKRQQGEVLVAKRDLGGAVEGDKVVVTLTDDSRFEPEGVVSEVLGRRGQPRTEMAALARRFGLTLHFPTSVESETRAIPDTIPDEEIARRVDLRDRVVFTIDPEDAKDFDDAVSIETDAQGNTVLGVHIADVSHYVTQDSALDHEALKRGTSVYLVDGVIPMLPERLSNQLCSLQQDRDRLAYSVFMTLTPKGVVTAQEIHKTVIRSRRRFTYEDAQRVIDTGKGDCAAELAQLDALTRMLTRKRLREGSIDFNMPEVKFVFGPGGEVLDIVAKPRLQSMRLIEECMLLANRTVAGALRSMGVRGSQLPFLYRVHDLPDPEKVRELVEFIRHLGLEVKLDSTSSKSFQRMIEAVAGKDEEAVVQDVTIRSMAKAVYSEKNIGHFGLGFALYTHFTSPIRRYPDLIVHRLLHEYQSGAAEQARRGYEKRIADIARHSSERERLAVEAERESVKIKQVEYMRRHVGDSFDAIVSGVTSYGLYVEIISTLVEGLVHIRAMDDDYYEFDARKKSLIGRRRGRRYRLGDHVRVQVVRVDPVDRQIDFILEEEKE